The sequence AACAGTTTCCGGAGCCACTCCGCTTTCCATAAGCTTCATGCCCCAGAGGAGAGCCGCATCGGGGTCGCTGCCCCTTATGCTCTTTATCATGGCGGAAAGCAGATCGTAGTGTTCGTCCGTATCGTAGCTGCCGCCTGTTACATAGTCCTCAATGCCCTGAAGACCGAGAGTAACACTCTCTCCGCTGAAGGTTCCCTTAATTACCGAGAGCTCCAGCATGTTCAGAAAACGTCTTCCGTCGCCGAGGCTTACACGTTTGAGCCGTGTCATGCTCTCTTCGTCCGCTATGACTTCGTCAACTCCGTAGCTTTCTTTTATGTATGAAACAGCCTTTTCATAAAGCTGATTCAGAGCATCATCCCCGAGAGGATGAAACTCAAACACAAAACTCCGTGAGCGGAGCGGCTGAGTGAGATTGAAGTAAGGATTCTCCGTGGAGGCTCCTATGAGCTTCGCATGTCTTCCGTCGATAACTTTCAGCAGGAGATCCTGCTGGGTTTTGTTAAACCGGTGAAGCTCATCGATGAAGACAATAGCCTCTCTGCCGTAATGCTTCGTGGATTCGATTATGTTCTTTATGTCCGAGGAACCGGAAGTGGAGGCATGCAGCCTGTAGAAGGGTATAGCAAGGTGTTCTCCTATCAGCTCTGCGGCGGTGGTTTTGCCGCAGCCCGGGGGACCTATCAGGATCAGTGAGTCGAAGTTTCCCGATTTCACCAGCTTTAAAAAGAGTGCATCCCCTTTGAAAAGATGATCCTGTCCTGCTATATCTTCAAGCCCTTTCGGGCGGAGTGCTTCCAGTATCCTCATAAAACCAACCCCCGCATGCGCCGTTTGTGGAAGAAACCTAGTAGCCCTTACAATAAGGGCGGGGGTATCACGGACGCTTCAGGCTTCCTGCGAGCAGGCATGCACACTGCGCCCAGTATCAACCCCCTGGTTAAAATTGTTGGCTGCAGTTTTCTTCCGTCTTACGAACGCCGCAGGGGATCTTTATATATCTATCTCGTTCAGCCGTTCGTTGAGCCTGTCCACTTCCGCTTCGGCTTCGGCCGCAAGCTCCGCAAGCTCAACACTGTCAACGGCGACTTTTAAACCTGCCATAACAACGGCGCGGTGGGTGTTGACAATCTTGGAGGAATCGTTTGATTCCTGAAACTTGTCCTCCAAAAGCCCTGCCGCTTTTTTAAGAACATCTTCGTGTTCCGTTCTCAGGGAATAGTGCCCGCCCGCGACGGTTATGTGAACTTCCTTGCTTTCAGGACTCATTGCTTTTACCCTATTCTAGCCAGTATGTTCTCCACTTTTTCCCTGACCGTTTTCCTTTCCTCAATAAGTGCGGAAACTTCTGTTTCCAGTTCCGAAGCCTTCTTCTTCAGGGCTTCGTTTTCGTTTTTCAGATTTTCCCTGTCATCTATGAGACGTTCTATCTTACTGCTTAAAATATTCAGTTTCTCAAGTAATTCCATATCAAAATTATGTCAGAGAAGCATGTGTTTGTCAATCCTCAAGAGATACAGGACAGGTTTATGCAAACCACTTTCACTTTAACGCTTTCAGGCACGGAACACAAACAGTTCTTCTATATTGTTATGAGCCTGCCGGAATTATTTCAGGCACATTCCTTCTTTTTATCTGAAACTGCATATTTTCTATGATATATTATCTAAGAAGCATTTACAAAGGTAATTTTCACTTGATATTTTTTATCCTTTTGTATACTTCCCTTAATTGAAAGAAGCCTAATCAGCGGAAAAGAGGTTTATGAGCGACAGGATATTTGTCGGAAGACAGCCGATACTTGACATTAACGGAAATATATATGCGTACGAAATTCTTTTCCGTAATGCTGAAAAAAATGTGGCGGAGATAGACGATAACCTTTCCGCAACTTCCTCTGTGCTGCTGCATTTGCTTCAGAACTTCGGGATCGAAACTCTGCTCGGCTCAAAAAAAGGCTTTATCAATATTGATGAATCTGTCATTGACGAAGACATAATAGCCCTTCTGCCGGCTGATAAAACCGTTCTGGAAATTCTCGAAACCACCAAAGTAACCGATGATCTCGTAAACAAAATAAAAGGTTACGGCAAACAAAACTACAGCTTCGCACTGGACGACTTCATATTCACCGAGAGCCATGCGGAAACCTTCCGCCCGCTTTTCGGAGACGTAAGCTTTATCAAGGTCGACATACGTTCCGTCTCCAAAATGCAGATAATCAAAAACATGGACTCGCTGAAGGCGATGAATGTACGTCTTTTGGCGGAAAAGGTCGAAAACAGAGACGAATTTGAGTTCTGTAAAAAACTGGGATTTGAATATTTCCAAGGTTATTATTTCGCAAAACCGCTCGTGGTTTCGGCAAAAAAAGGGATAGACCCCGCAGTGGCGGGGGTGATAAGCCTTATAAACATACTCAGGGACGAGGACAGCACAATGGAGTTTATCGCAAGAGAGATGAAAAACTATCCGGCGATAAACCTTAATCTGCTCAAATTCATAAACTCGTCCTCCTTCTTTCTCAGAGCAGATATAACATCCATAAAACACGCCGCGGCGCTGCTCGGCAGGAACAATCTGTCCAAATGGCTTACTCTCCTGCTTTACGCCTCAAAGGGCAGCATGGATCCTTGCGAAAACCCCCTTATGCAGACCGCACACGAGCGAGCTTCGACAATGGAAAAAATAGCCGACAAATCATGCAGGGATCTCAGGGAGAAAGCGTTCCTCACGGGGCTGATGTCGCTTCT is a genomic window of Geovibrio thiophilus containing:
- a CDS encoding EAL and HDOD domain-containing protein, which encodes MSDRIFVGRQPILDINGNIYAYEILFRNAEKNVAEIDDNLSATSSVLLHLLQNFGIETLLGSKKGFINIDESVIDEDIIALLPADKTVLEILETTKVTDDLVNKIKGYGKQNYSFALDDFIFTESHAETFRPLFGDVSFIKVDIRSVSKMQIIKNMDSLKAMNVRLLAEKVENRDEFEFCKKLGFEYFQGYYFAKPLVVSAKKGIDPAVAGVISLINILRDEDSTMEFIAREMKNYPAINLNLLKFINSSSFFLRADITSIKHAAALLGRNNLSKWLTLLLYASKGSMDPCENPLMQTAHERASTMEKIADKSCRDLREKAFLTGLMSLLDVILESPFEAFLDQFNVSTDIKEAVLGSENRLGKLLKLAIMLERNEIDEAMTLLREFNLTLADAAEVRMESFVTKDKGLLG
- a CDS encoding AAA family ATPase produces the protein MRILEALRPKGLEDIAGQDHLFKGDALFLKLVKSGNFDSLILIGPPGCGKTTAAELIGEHLAIPFYRLHASTSGSSDIKNIIESTKHYGREAIVFIDELHRFNKTQQDLLLKVIDGRHAKLIGASTENPYFNLTQPLRSRSFVFEFHPLGDDALNQLYEKAVSYIKESYGVDEVIADEESMTRLKRVSLGDGRRFLNMLELSVIKGTFSGESVTLGLQGIEDYVTGGSYDTDEHYDLLSAMIKSIRGSDPDAALLWGMKLMESGVAPETVFRRLLISASEDIGNAYPDALEFANAAYQAFTNVGRPEGDIIFAQAVTYLASCPKSNRSYMALHKVKNYLQAHNPKVPDHLKSGGSGYVYPFDHGSFVKQDYAEETLNFYIPSEQGFEAKFSERLKRLWDGVKKYE
- a CDS encoding cell division protein ZapA; amino-acid sequence: MSPESKEVHITVAGGHYSLRTEHEDVLKKAAGLLEDKFQESNDSSKIVNTHRAVVMAGLKVAVDSVELAELAAEAEAEVDRLNERLNEIDI
- the zapB gene encoding cell division protein ZapB, which codes for MELLEKLNILSSKIERLIDDRENLKNENEALKKKASELETEVSALIEERKTVREKVENILARIG